The region ATCCTCTGCCCGCACCGCCAACAACTTTCCTTGCGGTCGGCCTGCCCATTGCCGGGCGACGATGCGGGTTTACCGTGTTTCACCTAAATAACGCGGGCGGGTTAGACCCTGCCTATCCGCCGGCGGTCCTTCGTCCGTGTGCCTCCAAAGTGAAGAGAAGCATCCGACCGCACACCTTTTGGTTCAAGCCTGTCAGCATCTTTGGCTTGTCAAATTTCACGACGTTTATCAGCAGTTCATTTGCATTGATCATACCACCCAGCCTAGCGCCCCATCCGCATTGATGCTCGCAGAAGATGCCTCAGCCTCACGACATCGGCATGGCCCGAAGGCCCGGCTACATTGTCCCGGCAGCTTCAAACCGGACCGTTACCAGTCCCGCATGTGCCGGTAGGCTACTGATGACGGAACATCAGGTTTGTCCCGGAATATAAATCCCGTACAAACAATTACTTAGGCGACTTTCACGTCGCACTCACCTTGAATTTCCCGAAGCCGGGAATGAACGTCTCGGCGCCGGAGGTGGCAGCGGCCGTGATCGCCGCAAATACAGCTTCGACGATCGCCTTTCCCTGCACCTTCGTCAGGCCGTGGTCTGACGCGATCTTGTCAGCGATTTCATTTGTCGTGGTCATCGATTTCTCCTCGTTTCAAGAAGGAAATCATTTCCACCGGAGCCGCAGCCTGTCACGCAAACACCTATCTGGAGGCCAGACAATCGACGGTTCTCCACAGAAAGTGCGGAATCACGACTCCTTATTCGGTTGCGATGGACCGAACCGCTTTGGCAACGACCTCCAGAGCGTGCACGTCGAGTTCAATGACCCCATCAGACTTCTCGCCGATCGTTTTCGGCTTTGCGCCGCTGTTGTCCCAGATCCAGGCCTTGTCGGCTTGTTCCAGAAACCAGGGAAATTGCTCAAGGGACCGTTGGTACCGCTGGCGGACTTTTTCGTCGGGTACCGGATGTCCGCCTTTGGCTACGCGCAACTTGATCCGCTCGATCGAGCGCTCGGGGCTATCGACGACGACATATAAGAACCAGACCGCGAATCCGAGCGCCTTCGCCGCTACCACGAGACGTCGATACTTCTCTGTCGACAGGACTGTTTCGACGCCGATTGTTTTGTGGACGTTGATCGACGCTTCAAGCCAAGACTCGATCCGTTGAACCGCGGTTAGGTTGGCTTCCAGCGGCGGTCTGGACTCGACTTTGCTGATTCTGGCAGCCAGTAGATCCGGATTTACGATCCAGACTGAGCGACCTTCCATTTCAAGGTCGGCATTCTCGTACACGCTGCTTTTCCCAGAGCCATTTGGCCCGGCGATGATCAGGAAGACTGGCTGCTCAATCTTCGATGGGAGCACGATCAAGGACGCCAGTTACAGCCTTGTTCTCGCGACGCGCCTTGGCGACATTCTTGCTGAACACGTAGCTCAGATCTTTTCCGAGCGTCTTGCTCTGCGCGTCGATCGTCCGAACAGTCAGAAACTGCCCGGTACCTGCGTCACGCACGCGTTTCTGCGTGACCGCGGTATCGCGTACGCCGACTTTGGCACTTCCAAATTTTTTGACGACGACTTTGGCCATGTCTGCTCCAACCTTTCCGCAAATATAGCAATCATTTTCCCACCCGAAAAGAGCCTGTTGGCTTTTGACTGGAGGGTGTGCGAGCCTTGCTATGAGAGCGAACGGCTTCACGTTGAAGGCGAAGCAGCCGAATCGCATTGCGAAATCTACCAGGCGTGGGCCGCCACTGTCATGTCCCTTTGTCTGGTTATTCGTGGCTCCAGGGGCGCCTCGATGGGGCACGTCTGACGCGGACCGGCTGCGCCTCGCTCGCTACCCGCAACGGCGCTTCGAAATTTTCATCACCAACCGGGACTGAGCCGGAAACGCCCCACCGTGAGGCGGGGCCGACTGGCCAGATAGGCAAGCCGACGACAGACATCGAGCCTGCCGCCGGCTTTTTCGGTGCGATACGGAACCGGAATATGTTCGGCGTCAAGATCCCGTTCTTCGTCGAGATCGAGATGTCCTTCGAGACCGACTGGAACAGGCGCCGATGAGGCCCGCTTCGGCGGGCCATTCTCATGTTGGCACGGAGGTGCGTGGACGATAGCCGCGCTTTCGTTTCTGCCGCAGCAGGTCGAGAAACAGTTCGACTGCTTCCTCTTCCCGCCCGAAATGGTGGACCATCATCTGACCCTTCGTGCCGATGCGGCCCCATTTCCGGAGCAGGCAGACATCCCCGAACAGGTTGGGCTCGATCGACATGGCGTAGTAGCGCGCCATGTTTCTGGCGGCGTCAGAGCGTTCGACATAAAGATGGTACGGTTGCGCGATCATGAGACAAGAATCGCCTATGCCGGGAATCGCGTCCAACGAGACTTATGAATCGGTCGGCAAGGATCGATTCATATCGCTGATGACCTGCGACCGGACACGATGGCCTTGCTCGAATTTGCCTGATGACGGTCCGTGCGGATGGCGACCATCGATAAGGAACTTAAACCAATTCCGCGGGATTTCCTTTCGAGGCTGGGCTTGGCACAATGAGCGTCTTCGACTGCCGCCGACATCAGATGATAGAGGTTTAATTTCAGGGAGCTTCGCTTTTTTTAGGCGTGCGCTGGCGCAGGTTTCTCACTTCGCCGGGATTTCACCTCCGAGAAGATCATAAATTTCGAAAATAGCATGAGGATGTCACATGAAAGGCTATCTTCCCTATGTCATCGGCGCATTGTTGGGCGCCATCGTCGCGGTCGCTGTGTCCATTCTCTTCGGCCTTGATGGGATGTTCCAGCTTGCGGTCTTGGCGCTGCTGCCGGTTCTGGGTGCTGCGCTGGTCGAGCGCTTTTACTATCGCGGGTCACGAGCGCGCTAACGTGACTATCAACAGATGGATATCGGGCCTCGGTCGTGCAAAGCCGACGGTTCTTGGGCGAGACGCCTGCGGCGCACGGCTCTATTCGCGATGCTCACGGTGCCCGAAAACGGTCTCCGCCCATCCAGGTGCGATCCTCTCGCAGCCCCTCACCCGCACCATCCATGTCTTGCGCCGTCCCAGCGCCGGGCAAGACCTTCATCGATGAGGCGGTCGCCGAGCGAGCGCCCTTCCCGTGTAACGGTCCGGAGTTTTCGGCCATACTTGTCCTCGTCCCGCAAGCCTACTGACAACGAGAACTTGCCGGCGTTCAGAAGCGCCAGCAGGCGCGCTTTCGCTGCCTCGCCCTTGATCCGTTCCGCCTCGCAGCGCGGTGGGCTGAGCTCCGGCGTGTCGATGTCAGCGATGCGGATTTTTTCTCCCCCAAACCAGAAAGTGTCGCCATCGACGACGCAGTTCATTCGCACGCTCTCGCCGCACAACGAAAACGTGGCCTGCGACGTATCCGTTGTCGGCGCCTTGGCCAAAGCTAAGATGCCAGAAAGATCGCCGGCGCCGGCAAACGCAAACCATCCGCCTGCTCCAATGATGATGGCTGAGATGACCGCCATCAGCGACTTGCGCGGGCCGTTCTGTCCAGTTCGGAATTTTCGCTGCGGCCGATATCGATCGCTCCCGCGGCCGGATTTGCGCCGCGGTCTCAACGGCACCACATTCGATTTCGCCACGTGCCTGTCCTCTGCTGTTCGCATCAATCTACGTCGAGCCCGGTTTCTTCTGTCTTTACGAACAAGCCGGCCTCAGATGGAGTTTAGGAGCGGGCGCAGTCGGTCCCGCCTCCCCGGTGTGGGCCACTATGTTGAGGCTCCTGCGGCTGCGCTTTTTCCCGCTCCTTGCACGACGAGAATTCCAGAAATCCCGCCCTTCGGCGGACGCCCACGCTGATTTCTCCGATACTCTTCATTGTTCTCGATCGGCCTTGCTCGCTGCGCTGCGCGCCGGCCGATCGGGCGAATTCTCTGCGGGGTTCGCTGCTTTCGAAAACGCTCTCGCGCCCACGCACCCCTTCATATCGTCACGCCGAAACCAGATCGCGCGTCCGCATCTGAGCGGCGCGTTTCCGGCGGTGAAGACGATCTGCTCGTCGGCCCGCATGCGCAGCACCTCGTGCGGCTGGATCAGCGGCCTGGCGGCGAGTTGCTTCGACCGCGTGCGCGACGATCCTTTCGATTGGACACTGCGGCTGACCTGATCGATCTCGACGGTCGTCATGCCGCAGCGGCGTGAGATGTAGTCGGCAGTCTCGGGATCGTTGATCGCGGCGAATGAAATCCAGCTTGCGCTCTCGAACCATTTGCTCGCCGCATCGCGGCCGCCATAGGTCTCGCGCATCTGGCCGATCGACTGGTAGATCATGGTCAGCGTGATTCCATACTTACGGCCGGCGTCGCGCGCGGTCTCCAGGATGCGCATGTAGCCGAGGCGCGCCACCTCATCGAGAAGGAACAGTGCCCTTCCCTGCATCTCTCCGTTGCGGTTGTAGATCGCGTTCAGAAACGCGCCGATGATGACGCGCGCCAGGCCCGCATGCGTCTCCAGCGTCTTGAGATCGATGTTGATGAAGACATCCGTCTTTCCGTCCGCCAGATCGCTCGTCGAAAAGGAAGTTCCCGAGACCAGCGCGGCGTAGTTCGGATAGGACAGCCAGTGCGTTTCCTTGACCGCGTTGGCATATACGCCCGAGAAGGTTTCCGGCGTCATGTTGACGAAGGCTGCGACATTCTCCTTGACGAAATCCGAATTCGAATCGTCGTAGATTTCATGCAGCCGCTGGCGCAGTTGGGGCTCTGGCTCGGACAGGTTCTTGCGTACTTGCCGGAGTGTCTGGTCGTTTTCCGTCGTGTGGCCTGAGAGGCAAACGTCGGCAATGAGAGCCGTCAGCAACTGCAAGGCCGAGGCGCGGAAGAAGTCGTCACGGACCCCACGCGCGCCACCGCTGTCGCTCATGATCCACGATGCGACGGAGGCGATATCCTCCTCTTTCGTTCCCCCGAACCGGCCGATCCAGTCGAGCGCGTTGAAGCCGATTTCCGAGTGTTTCGGATCGAGCACGAAGACGTCGCGGTTGGCGTCGCCACGGTGCTTCAACACCATTGGCGCAACCTCGTTCGAAGGATCGAGGACAACGAGCGCGCCACCCCACTTGAGCGCCGTCGGGATCGTGACCGATGTCGTCTTGAAGCCGCCGGATCCGGCGAACACGATGCCGTGCGACGAGCCGAACGAGCCGTCGAAGCAAAGCAGCGGCGACTTGCCGCCCGCTCCCCAGCTCGCGGCGCTGTCGGCGCGAAACGATGGTGCCGCGATGCTATCCCGGTCGACCCGGTAGCGCTCGCCGATGACGATGCCGCCGCTCTCGGCAAACAGCTTTTCGGCTTGCGATAGTTTCATCCAGTCGGCCTCGCCGTGCAGCGCCCGTTTCCCAACGATGCGCTTCGGTTCGGCCCTCGCGAATGTCGCGTTGCCGGCAATCGCCACACGCATGCCGAACAGCGCCGACATCAGCACGGCAGCAGCCCCGATCGCCGTCGCGGGATCGAGATAGTTGAAGACGGTTTTGCCGGCCGGGACTTGTTCGAGATACGCGGAGAGCCTCGATGCCTCGCGCAGGACCGCTAGGACGAGCGTCGCTGTCGCGCCCGTGACAACGCCCCATCCTGCCGTCCTGATCCGCGCGGAGCCTGCGCTCGCAAACAGAAAGATGATGCCGACGACGGACGCGGCGACATAGGGCAGAGCGATGCCGGCACGGCCGAGCATCTGCCGGGCGGCATCGCTCTTGCCGAAGTGGGATAGCCACAGTTCGGTCCCGGTCATGCCGATGGCCATCAGCATCATCAACGCGCATGGCGCTACGAACAGCAGGATCCTAGTCATCTCTCTCTCCGAACGCTTCAGCACCGAGTGCGGCGAGCCGTGAGCGCTCCTGTGCGTCTCCCTTCAGGCGCGCGGCGGCATCGATGAGGAGCCCGAGCAGCAGCGCGCGCTTCTCGTAGCGCAGCCCCGCCTTGATGATCAGGCCGCCGAGCTCGATCTTTTCGCGCGTGTCCTTCTTGCGGGCATCTGATGTCGTGGATCTTCGCATCCGCTCAAGCCTCGCCAGTCCTGCCCTCAGCCGTACCAGGCGGGTTCTGCGCGGCGGGCGCGCTGCCCTCGCCTGCGCCGCTTGCCCCCTTCCCTCCGGTCGAACGGACCTTGCCTCCGCGAAAGCGTTTCGCCAGATCCTCGAATGCTGCCTGCAGTTCACCCTCGTCGATCTCGATCTCACCGAGCCCGGCTTTAAGCGCGATCCGGCCGATGCGCTCGGCCTCCCGGGTCTCGGCGAGCTTCAATTGCTCCTGGAGCCTGGCGATTTCGTCGCGGATTTTCGAGGATGGTTTCTTCATGTCCGGATGTCTCCTTGGGTGCGAAAGCTTGTCTTTCGGACCCCATCTTCCGGATGTCGGTGCGGAACGCACTACTGTGAATCCTACAATCGCCAAGGGCGATGCTTTCGTGGATGATCCCGGCCGCTCGACAAGAGCGGCATCCGAAGGGCGCAATTATACGTCGCTGGCGCGACGTTCTTTTGAGAGCGCCTGGCGGAGCCGATCTCGCTGGCGAACATGTTGATTTTGCTCGGAATCGGGAGAGAATTCCGCCGTGGCCGTTCCTCATTTCTCCGTCAGCATCGTCGCCCGCGGCTCCGGCCGCAGCGCTGTGCTGTCGGCGGCCTATCGGCATTGCGCCAAGATGGAGTACGAGCGGGAGGCCCGCACGATCGACTACACCCGCAAGCAGGGCTTGCTGCACGAGGAGTTCGTCATCCCTGCCGATGCGCCGTCATGGCTGCGGACGATGATTGCCGACCGATCCGTCTCCGGCGCGTCGGAAGCGTTCTGGAACAGTGTCGAAATCTTCGAGAAACGCGTCGATGCCCAGCTTGCAAAGGATGTGACCGTTGCGCTGCCGATGGAGCTCTCAAGCGAGCAGAACATCGAACTGGTGCGGGATTTTATCGAGCGTCACATCACGTCGAAGGGCATGATCGCCGACTGGGTCTATCACGATGCACCCGGCAATCCGCATGTGCACCTGATGACGACGCTCCGGCCGCTGACCGAAGACGGGTTCGGCGCCAAGAAGGTTGCAGTGACCGGCCCTGGCGGCAAGCCAGTGCGCAACGATGCCGGCAAGATCGTCTACGAGCTCTGGGCCGGCAGCCTCGACGATTTCAATGCCTTTCGTGACGGCTGGTTCGCCTGTCAGAACCGGCACCTGGCGCGCGCCGGCCTCGATCTCCGCGTCGACGGCCATTCCTTCGAGAAGCAGGGGATCAATCTGACGCCAACCATCCACCTCGGTGTCGGCGCCAAGGCGATCGAGCGCAAGTCGGCGGAAGCCGAGCGGGCCCCTTCGCTGGAGCGGTTGGAGCTGCAGGAGGAGCGCCGGGCCGAAAACGCCCGCCGCATTCAGCGCCGTCCCGAGCTCGTGCTCGACCTGATCACGCGGGAGAAGAGCGTCTTCGACGAACGCGACGTTGCCAAGATCCTCCACCGCTACATAGACGACGCTGGCCTCTTCCAAAGTCTGATGGCAAGGATCCTGCAGAGCCCCGAAACGCTCCGGCTCGAACGCGAGCGGATCGAGTTTTCAGGCGGCCTACGCGTGCCGACGAAATACACGACGCGGGACCTCGTCCGGCTGGAAGCAGAGATGGCCAACCGGGCGATCTGGCTGGCTCAACGCTCTTCTCACGGCGTTGCGGACGCTGTGCGCGAAGCCACCTTCGCCCGCCACCTGCGCCTGGCGGACGAGCAGAAGACGGCGATCGCACATGTTACCGGCGGCGAGCGCATCGCTGCGGTGATCGGACGTGCAGGCGCCGGCAAGACGACGATGATGAAGGCGGCGCGCGAAGCCTGGGAAGCGGCCGGTTATCGCGTCGTCGGCGGGGCGCTTGCGGGCAAGGCCGCCGAGGGCCTGGAGAAGGAAGCCGGCATTCTCTCCCGCACGCTGTCATCATGGGAACTGCGCTGGAACCAAGGCCGCAATCAGCTGGACGACAAAACCGTATTCGTTCTCGACGAAGCGGGCATGGTGTCGTCGCGGCAGATGGCGCTGTTTGTCGAAGCGGCGACCAAGGCCGGCGCCAAACTCGTGCTTGTCGGAGATCCGGAACAGCTCCAGCCGATCGAAGCCGGCGCTGCCTTCCGCGCCATTGCCGACCGCATCGGCTATGGCGAACTCGAAAACATCTACCGCCAGCGTGAACAGTGGATGCGCGAGGCGTCGCTCGATCTGGCCCGCGGCAATATCGGCAGAGCCGTCGAAGCCTATCGCGCCCAGGGCCGCGTCAGCGGAGCCGATCTCAAGGCCGATGCCGTGCAGGCGCTGATTGCCGATTGGAACCGCGACTACGATCCGCAAAGGTCGAGCCTCATTCTTGCGCACTTGCGAAGAGACGTGCGCATGCTCAACGGCATGGCTCGCGCAAAGCTCGTCGAACGCGGTCTCGTCGCCGACGGTTTCGCCTTCCGGACCGAAGACGGGCACCGAAAATTCGCGGCCGGCGACCAGATCGTGTTCCTGAAGAACGAGGGCTCGCTCGGCGTCAAGAACGGTATGCTGGCGAAGGTCGTGGACGCGACGCCCGGGCGTATTGTCGCGGAAGTCGGAGACGGCGAACACCGCCGCCAGGTCACGGTCGAACAACGCTTCTACGCCAATCTCGATCACGGCTATGCCACCACGATCCATAAGAGCCAGGGTGCCACCGTCGATAGGGTGAAGGTGCTGGCTTCCCTCTCTCTCGACCGCCATCTCACTTACGTGGCCATGACCCGTCACCGAGAGGACTTCGGTCTCTACCACGGCCGCCGATCTTTCGCCAAGGCAGGCGGCCTGATCCCGATCCTGTCGCGCAGACAAGCCAAGGAAACGACGCTCGATTATGCGAGTGGCCGCTTCTACGCCCAAGCCCTTCGCTTCGCCGACGCCCGTGGCCTTCACCTCGTTAACGTCGCACGCACTGTCGTTCGCGACCGGATCGAATGGACCGTCCGGCAAAAGTCGAAGCTCGCCGCGCTTGGCGCTCGTCTGGCGGCAATCGCCCGCAGGCTTGGTCTGTCCGCCGGCGCGGCCAAGACCAGTCAATCGCACAGCATGCAGGAGGCAAAACCCATGGTATCGGGCATCACCACGTTCCCAAAATCGCTGGAACAGGTCGTCGAGGACCTGCTTGCAGCGGACGCCGGCTTGAAGAAGCAATGGGAGGAAGTCTCAGCGCGCTTCCATCTCGTCTACGCTCAGCCGGAAGACGCGTTCAAGGCTGTCAACGTCGATGCGATGCTGAGAAACGAAGCGGCGGCGAAATCGACGATCACCAAGATCGGTTCCGAGCCGGAGACCTTTGGTGCGCTGAAAGGCAAGACCGGGATCCTTGCCGGCCGCGCCGACAAGCAGGCCCATGAGAGGGCCGTCACCAATGCGCCGGCGCTTGCCCGAAACCTGGAACGCTATCTGCGGCAGCGCACGGAGGCGGAACACAAATATGACGCCGAGGAGCGCGCCGTCCGCATGAAGATCTCTCTCGACATCCCGGCGCTGTCGCCGGCGGCAAAGCAGACGCTCGAACGCGTCCGTGACGCCATCGATCGCAACGACCTTCCCGCAGGACTCGAAAACGCGCTCGCCGACAAAATGGTGAAAGCCGAACTCGAAGGTTTTGCGAGAGCCGTATCGGAACGTTTCGGGGAACGCACCTTCCTACCGCTCGCCGCCAAAGACATGACAGGTCAGACCTTCCAGTCGGTGACCTCGAGCATGTCTGCCGGGCAGAAGGCGGAAGTGCAATCGGCCTGGAGCACGATGCGAACGGTGCAGCAACTTTCCGCGCATGAGCGCACGACCGAGGCGTTGAAGCAGGCCGAGACGCTGCGGCAAACGAAGAGCCAGGGGCTCTCGCTCAAATGACGCGTCCGGGTCGAACACGCGAGCGAGCCATGGCGCAGCGAAAACAAGCTGCCGTCACTTCATCGGTTTCTGCTGCCGCCATCGCAGTGATCGGACTGGCCGGTCTATTAGGCAGCTATCGCATCAATCTTACGCCGAGCGAGCCACTTGGCCTCTGGCAGATTGTCCCGCTCGACCGTTCGCCTGGTGTGGACGACCTGGTGTTCATCTGCCCACCGGACACAGCCGCCATGCACGAAGCGAGGGCGCGCGGCTATCTCCGCTCCGGACTTTGCCCCGGTCATCTCGCGCCGCTCATCAAGTCGGTGGTCGCGGTCGCCGGCCAGCGCGTCGAGATCGCCAACGAGGTGACGGTCGATGGGCGCCTGGTTCGTGCTTCCACTGTCGCCGAAAAAGACGGAGAAGGTCGGCCGCTGACACGGTTTTCGGGCGGCGTGGTACCGGGCGGTGAGGTCTTCCTGCATTCGGCCTTCGCCGGCTCGTTCGACTCCCGTTATTTCGGGCCTGTGCCGACATCCGGCATTCTCGGTCTGGCGCGTGAGGTGCTGACCTATGCGCCATGACTGGGTTTGGCCAACGCTGCTTATCATCGCCTCGGTCGGCGTCGGATCGGTGGCATGGAGCGGCCACGTGCTGTTGTTGCCGGTGGCGCTCGGCTTTCCCGTCCTCTGGTCGCTGTCGAGAACGAAAAAGACGGCAACCTTGGTTTCCGCAGCATATTTCCTGTCGGCGTCGCGCGGCCTGCCGCAAGGCGTGGCCACCTTCTATGCTGCGGATATCTGGCCGGGCCTGCTGCTGTGGCTGGCTGCCTCGGCCAGCTTTGTCGCGGCGCATGCGCTCCTGTGGACGAAGGAGGTTGGCCTTCGTCCGGGCCGCTACGTCCTGGCGGCCGTACTGATGGTGGTTCCCCCTTTCGGCATTACCGGCTGGGCGCATCCCATCACGGCCGCAGGCGTGTTGTTTCCGGGATGGGGATGGTGGGGACTGGCCGTCACGACAGCCGGCTTGGCGGGCCTCGTTTCCCGCCTCTGCCCAACTGTCGCCATGGGCCTTATAGGCTTCTGGCTTTGGTCCGCCGCTTCGTGGACGGACCCGAAGCTACCGGAAGCCTGGCGGGGCGTCGATCTCGAATTGGGTGCGTCGGTCGGGCGGGACACCAGCATGGCCCGCCACCGTGATCTAATTGCAACGGTGCTTGAACGAGGGACCGACGGTGTTCGAACCGTCATCCTTCCTGAAAGTACGTTGGGCTTCTGGACGCCGACGGTCGAACGGCTTTGGATCCGCGCGCTATCAGGGCATGACACGACCGTTCTCGCGGGCGCGGCAGTCGTTAACGCGGCCGGATACGACAATGTGGTGGTTGCAATCTCCGCAGATAGCAGTCGGATCCTCTACCGGGAACGGATGCCGGTTCCGGGCTCGATGTGGCAGCCCTGGCAGCCGCTCTTCGGCGGCAACGCCGGAGCGCAAGCGCACATCTTTGCAAATCCTGTCGTCGCGCTCGG is a window of Rhizobium tropici CIAT 899 DNA encoding:
- a CDS encoding AAA family ATPase; this encodes MIIAGPNGSGKSSVYENADLEMEGRSVWIVNPDLLAARISKVESRPPLEANLTAVQRIESWLEASINVHKTIGVETVLSTEKYRRLVVAAKALGFAVWFLYVVVDSPERSIERIKLRVAKGGHPVPDEKVRQRYQRSLEQFPWFLEQADKAWIWDNSGAKPKTIGEKSDGVIELDVHALEVVAKAVRSIATE
- a CDS encoding WGR domain-containing protein: MIAQPYHLYVERSDAARNMARYYAMSIEPNLFGDVCLLRKWGRIGTKGQMMVHHFGREEEAVELFLDLLRQKRKRGYRPRTSVPT
- a CDS encoding thermonuclease family protein, with the translated sequence MAKSNVVPLRPRRKSGRGSDRYRPQRKFRTGQNGPRKSLMAVISAIIIGAGGWFAFAGAGDLSGILALAKAPTTDTSQATFSLCGESVRMNCVVDGDTFWFGGEKIRIADIDTPELSPPRCEAERIKGEAAKARLLALLNAGKFSLSVGLRDEDKYGRKLRTVTREGRSLGDRLIDEGLARRWDGARHGWCG
- the traG gene encoding Ti-type conjugative transfer system protein TraG; protein product: MTRILLFVAPCALMMLMAIGMTGTELWLSHFGKSDAARQMLGRAGIALPYVAASVVGIIFLFASAGSARIRTAGWGVVTGATATLVLAVLREASRLSAYLEQVPAGKTVFNYLDPATAIGAAAVLMSALFGMRVAIAGNATFARAEPKRIVGKRALHGEADWMKLSQAEKLFAESGGIVIGERYRVDRDSIAAPSFRADSAASWGAGGKSPLLCFDGSFGSSHGIVFAGSGGFKTTSVTIPTALKWGGALVVLDPSNEVAPMVLKHRGDANRDVFVLDPKHSEIGFNALDWIGRFGGTKEEDIASVASWIMSDSGGARGVRDDFFRASALQLLTALIADVCLSGHTTENDQTLRQVRKNLSEPEPQLRQRLHEIYDDSNSDFVKENVAAFVNMTPETFSGVYANAVKETHWLSYPNYAALVSGTSFSTSDLADGKTDVFINIDLKTLETHAGLARVIIGAFLNAIYNRNGEMQGRALFLLDEVARLGYMRILETARDAGRKYGITLTMIYQSIGQMRETYGGRDAASKWFESASWISFAAINDPETADYISRRCGMTTVEIDQVSRSVQSKGSSRTRSKQLAARPLIQPHEVLRMRADEQIVFTAGNAPLRCGRAIWFRRDDMKGCVGARAFSKAANPAENSPDRPARSAASKADREQ
- the traD gene encoding type IV conjugative transfer system coupling protein TraD, with the translated sequence MRRSTTSDARKKDTREKIELGGLIIKAGLRYEKRALLLGLLIDAAARLKGDAQERSRLAALGAEAFGERDD
- the traC gene encoding conjugal transfer protein TraC, translated to MKKPSSKIRDEIARLQEQLKLAETREAERIGRIALKAGLGEIEIDEGELQAAFEDLAKRFRGGKVRSTGGKGASGAGEGSAPAAQNPPGTAEGRTGEA
- the traA gene encoding Ti-type conjugative transfer relaxase TraA, with protein sequence MAVPHFSVSIVARGSGRSAVLSAAYRHCAKMEYEREARTIDYTRKQGLLHEEFVIPADAPSWLRTMIADRSVSGASEAFWNSVEIFEKRVDAQLAKDVTVALPMELSSEQNIELVRDFIERHITSKGMIADWVYHDAPGNPHVHLMTTLRPLTEDGFGAKKVAVTGPGGKPVRNDAGKIVYELWAGSLDDFNAFRDGWFACQNRHLARAGLDLRVDGHSFEKQGINLTPTIHLGVGAKAIERKSAEAERAPSLERLELQEERRAENARRIQRRPELVLDLITREKSVFDERDVAKILHRYIDDAGLFQSLMARILQSPETLRLERERIEFSGGLRVPTKYTTRDLVRLEAEMANRAIWLAQRSSHGVADAVREATFARHLRLADEQKTAIAHVTGGERIAAVIGRAGAGKTTMMKAAREAWEAAGYRVVGGALAGKAAEGLEKEAGILSRTLSSWELRWNQGRNQLDDKTVFVLDEAGMVSSRQMALFVEAATKAGAKLVLVGDPEQLQPIEAGAAFRAIADRIGYGELENIYRQREQWMREASLDLARGNIGRAVEAYRAQGRVSGADLKADAVQALIADWNRDYDPQRSSLILAHLRRDVRMLNGMARAKLVERGLVADGFAFRTEDGHRKFAAGDQIVFLKNEGSLGVKNGMLAKVVDATPGRIVAEVGDGEHRRQVTVEQRFYANLDHGYATTIHKSQGATVDRVKVLASLSLDRHLTYVAMTRHREDFGLYHGRRSFAKAGGLIPILSRRQAKETTLDYASGRFYAQALRFADARGLHLVNVARTVVRDRIEWTVRQKSKLAALGARLAAIARRLGLSAGAAKTSQSHSMQEAKPMVSGITTFPKSLEQVVEDLLAADAGLKKQWEEVSARFHLVYAQPEDAFKAVNVDAMLRNEAAAKSTITKIGSEPETFGALKGKTGILAGRADKQAHERAVTNAPALARNLERYLRQRTEAEHKYDAEERAVRMKISLDIPALSPAAKQTLERVRDAIDRNDLPAGLENALADKMVKAELEGFARAVSERFGERTFLPLAAKDMTGQTFQSVTSSMSAGQKAEVQSAWSTMRTVQQLSAHERTTEALKQAETLRQTKSQGLSLK
- the traF gene encoding conjugative transfer signal peptidase TraF, which gives rise to MTRPGRTRERAMAQRKQAAVTSSVSAAAIAVIGLAGLLGSYRINLTPSEPLGLWQIVPLDRSPGVDDLVFICPPDTAAMHEARARGYLRSGLCPGHLAPLIKSVVAVAGQRVEIANEVTVDGRLVRASTVAEKDGEGRPLTRFSGGVVPGGEVFLHSAFAGSFDSRYFGPVPTSGILGLAREVLTYAP
- a CDS encoding conjugal transfer protein TraB, translating into MRHDWVWPTLLIIASVGVGSVAWSGHVLLLPVALGFPVLWSLSRTKKTATLVSAAYFLSASRGLPQGVATFYAADIWPGLLLWLAASASFVAAHALLWTKEVGLRPGRYVLAAVLMVVPPFGITGWAHPITAAGVLFPGWGWWGLAVTTAGLAGLVSRLCPTVAMGLIGFWLWSAASWTDPKLPEAWRGVDLELGASVGRDTSMARHRDLIATVLERGTDGVRTVILPESTLGFWTPTVERLWIRALSGHDTTVLAGAAVVNAAGYDNVVVAISADSSRILYRERMPVPGSMWQPWQPLFGGNAGAQAHIFANPVVALGSGRVAVLICYEQLLVWPVLQSMLGSPDVIVAVGNGWWTKGTSIVAIQRASTAAWAKLFSRPVVFSFNT